The genomic stretch GCACCACCCTGCGCGAGCAGCGCCTGGCGCTGGTGCAGCGCGAACTGCTGCTGGACACGATGGTGCAGAACACCCCGGTCGCGATGGTGCTGGTGGATCCATCGCGCCGCGTGGTGCTGGGCAACCTCGCCGCGCGCCGCATGCTGGGCGACGGCAAGCGCCTCGAAGGCCGCGCCTTCGATGACTTGGTCGGGGACGCCGACCCGGCGGTGCGCGAGGCCTTCGCCCGCGGGGGCGATGGCATGTTCACCGTCGGCAGCGACGACGATGAGGACATCTACCACCTGTCGCGGCGCAACTTCCGCCTCAACGGCCGCATCCACGAACTGGTGCTGCTGCGCCAGCTGACCGCGGAGCTGCGCCGGCAGGAAGTCCAGACTTGGAAGAAGGTGATCCGCGTCATCAGCCATGAACTCAACAATTCGCTGGCGCCGATCGCCTCGCTCGCGCACTCCGGCACGGAGCTGCTGCGCCGTGGCCAGTACGAACGCCTGCCGTCGGCGCTGGCCACCATCGAGGAACGCGCACGCCACTTGGAAGGCTTCATCCGCGACTACGCGCGCTTCGCCAAGCTGCCCGCGCCGCGGCTGGAGCCGGTGGAGTGGCAGCGTTTCGTCGCGCAGCTGCGCACGCAGGTGGAGTTCGTCACCGAGCTCCATCCCGCTGACGGCATTGCCCGCGTGGATGCGGCCCAGCTGGAGCAGGCGCTGATCAACCTGCTGAAGAACGCGCATGAATCGGGCACCCAGGCGAGCGAAGTGCGCCTGTCGGTGCGGCGCATCGCGGACGGCTGGCGCATCGAGGTCCTGGACCGGGGCAGCGGCATGAACGAAGCGGTGCTGGCCAACGCACTGCTGCCGTTCTATTCCACCAAACGCCACGGCACCGGCCTCGGGTTGGCGCTGGCGCGTGAAATCGCCGAGGCCCACGGCGGGCGCATCGCCCTGCTCAACCGCGACGGCGGTGGGCTTTGCGTGTCGATGGTGCTGCCGGCCTAGATCACCGTCGCCGCGCGTCGGCGGTGCGTCCGCCCCAT from Thermomonas sp. XSG encodes the following:
- a CDS encoding ATP-binding protein — encoded protein: MRVLRVLPIAVRMIAIAVAGIVLTALVTVLLDRWLQPWAAALVAATAVGALVAAIIWRALVPMRALFRALAGTVASYRDGDFSFGITWDKASDLIELVDAHNALGTTLREQRLALVQRELLLDTMVQNTPVAMVLVDPSRRVVLGNLAARRMLGDGKRLEGRAFDDLVGDADPAVREAFARGGDGMFTVGSDDDEDIYHLSRRNFRLNGRIHELVLLRQLTAELRRQEVQTWKKVIRVISHELNNSLAPIASLAHSGTELLRRGQYERLPSALATIEERARHLEGFIRDYARFAKLPAPRLEPVEWQRFVAQLRTQVEFVTELHPADGIARVDAAQLEQALINLLKNAHESGTQASEVRLSVRRIADGWRIEVLDRGSGMNEAVLANALLPFYSTKRHGTGLGLALAREIAEAHGGRIALLNRDGGGLCVSMVLPA